In Dermacentor variabilis isolate Ectoservices chromosome 11, ASM5094787v1, whole genome shotgun sequence, one genomic interval encodes:
- the LOC142564656 gene encoding uncharacterized protein LOC142564656 produces the protein MAAMQKVTLVFGLLHLTSAYLQRPKITACSGRTSDVVILRDVTLSNVRVGRTMTLSYSMEVKQNLTRHARMAFTITSGSKKLPCLNSVGSCTYRMCGSTKKADMQIGKPWKNKCPINIGKYRNSLKVPIAFLAWLYITDNRMHFKIEERSFPKRLGCIEFDVKVEKTKSHMKNKAK, from the exons ATGGCTGCAATGCAGAAGGTGACTCTGGTGTTTGGTTTGCTGCATCTGACGTCGGCGTACCTTCAACGCCCAAAGATAACTGCGTGTTCAG GGAGGACAAGCGATGTCGTTATCTTGCGTGACGTCACTCTGTCCAACGTCAGGGTCGGCCGTACGATGACCTTGAGCTACAGCATGGAGGTCAAACAGAATCTTACCAGGCATGCTAGGATGGCATTCACAATTACATCTGGATCAAAGAAACTGCCTTGTTTGAATTCAGTCGGCTCCTG CACCTACAGGATGTGCGGGAGCACTAAGAAAGCCGACATGCAAATTGGGAAGCCTTGGAAGAACAAGTGTCCCATCAACATAGGGAAGTACAGGAACAGCCTCAAAGTACCAATTGCATTTTTGGCATGGTTGTACATTACG GACAACAGGATGCACTTCAAAATCGAAGAAAGAAGTTTTCCAAAGCGGCTAGGTTGTATAGAGTTTGACGTAAAAGTCGAAAAAACGAAATCACACATGAAAAATAAAGCTAAATAA
- the LOC142564228 gene encoding uncharacterized protein LOC142564228 isoform X1: MLLALICSLLAASRTTSASDLQVPMLTVCPESHNVTVFNVTATSQPGSNMLNVSFHIDVIVSLKTYPTLEVAMTEEGLESLIPCVEDVGSCLYHLCDGNSTMEMQLTKAWGNTCPIPPGKYFVNMTLDLMKNKYLTSGNANKIFKYMFEDGGNVTGCVSFPVYIPTTSGSSATALPTLHALWILTISLFSLRFW, translated from the exons ATGTTGCTAGCACTGATATGTAGCCTTCTTGCTGCCTCACGGACGACCTCGGCATCTGATCTCCAGGTGCCCATGCTAACTGTTTGTCCAG AAAGCCATAACGTGACCGTATTCAACGTCACTGCTACCAGCCAGCCCGGAAGCAACATGCTGAATGTGTCATTTCACATCGACGTTATTGTGTCATTGAAAACATACCCGACACTTGAAGTGGCCATGACGGAGGAGGGACTGGAATCCCTGATTCCTTGTGTCGAAGACGTCGGTTCTTG TCTGTACCATCTCTGCGATGGTAATTCTACCATGGAGATGCAGCTGACGAAGGCATGGGGCAACACGTGTCCCATTCCTCCTGGGAAGTATTTTGTTAACATGACGTTGGACCTTATGAAGAACAAGTATCTGACTTCAGGA AACGCGAACAAAATCTTCAAGTACATGTTCGAGGATGGTGGCAACGTAACTGGCTGCGTGTCTTTTCCTGTCTACATACCAACTACGTCGGGGTCATCGGCCACGGCGCTTCCAACGTTACACGCATTGTGGATTCTCACCATTTCTCTGTTTTCGCTGAGATTTTGGTAG
- the LOC142564228 gene encoding uncharacterized protein LOC142564228 isoform X2, whose protein sequence is MFYIRRQESHNVTVFNVTATSQPGSNMLNVSFHIDVIVSLKTYPTLEVAMTEEGLESLIPCVEDVGSCLYHLCDGNSTMEMQLTKAWGNTCPIPPGKYFVNMTLDLMKNKYLTSGNANKIFKYMFEDGGNVTGCVSFPVYIPTTSGSSATALPTLHALWILTISLFSLRFW, encoded by the exons atgttctacatccgccgccaag AAAGCCATAACGTGACCGTATTCAACGTCACTGCTACCAGCCAGCCCGGAAGCAACATGCTGAATGTGTCATTTCACATCGACGTTATTGTGTCATTGAAAACATACCCGACACTTGAAGTGGCCATGACGGAGGAGGGACTGGAATCCCTGATTCCTTGTGTCGAAGACGTCGGTTCTTG TCTGTACCATCTCTGCGATGGTAATTCTACCATGGAGATGCAGCTGACGAAGGCATGGGGCAACACGTGTCCCATTCCTCCTGGGAAGTATTTTGTTAACATGACGTTGGACCTTATGAAGAACAAGTATCTGACTTCAGGA AACGCGAACAAAATCTTCAAGTACATGTTCGAGGATGGTGGCAACGTAACTGGCTGCGTGTCTTTTCCTGTCTACATACCAACTACGTCGGGGTCATCGGCCACGGCGCTTCCAACGTTACACGCATTGTGGATTCTCACCATTTCTCTGTTTTCGCTGAGATTTTGGTAG